From Phragmites australis chromosome 5, lpPhrAust1.1, whole genome shotgun sequence, a single genomic window includes:
- the LOC133919098 gene encoding ferrochelatase-2, chloroplastic-like isoform X1: MRGELNAGERMWSSSQASTRGVMEMGRVEAGPSHFPKKPAPRNLARANLSRIYAVKSCSIGNRTGLSLGQCYHKISSTCKCNLGWSSQPSRGLSDHFRGYSSASEAVLTSQSDFRKLLVGNEKIGVLLLNLGGPETLDDVQPFLFNLFADPDIIRLPRLFRFLQKPLAKFISIVRAPKSKEGYASIGGGSPLRQITDAQAEALREALCEKDVPAKVYVGMRYWHPFTEEAIEQIKRDGITKLVVLPLYPQFSISTSGSSLRLLESIFREDEYLVNMQHTVIPSWYQREGYIKAMATLIEKELTKFSEPQKVMIFFSAHGVPLAYVEEAGDPYKAEMEECIDLIMEELEKRGITNPCTLAYQSRVGPVEWLKPYTDETIIELGQKRVKSLLAVPISFVSEHIETLEEIDVEYKELALESGIKQWGRVPALGCEPTFISDLADAVIESLPYVGAMAVSNLEARQSLVPLGSVEELLAAYDSKRDELPPPVIVWEWGWTKSAETWNGRAAMLAVLALLVLEVTTGEGFLHQWGILH; this comes from the exons ATGCGGGGGGAGCTTAACGCAGGCGAGAGGATGTGGTCGTCGAGCCAGGCGAGCACGAGGGGAGTGATGGAGATGGGGAGGGTGGAGGCAGGGCCTTCCCATTTCCCCAAGAAGCCCGCGCCCCGTAATCTCGCCAG GGCCAATCTATCGAGGATATATGCAGTTAAATCTTGCTCAATTGGTAACCGCACAGGACTTTCTCTTGGACAGTGTTACCATAAGATATCTTCAACCTGTAAATGCAACTTGGGGTGGTCTTCTCAACCATCGCGTGGCCTGAGTGATCATTTTAGAGGATATTCATCAGCATCAGAGGCAGTTCTTACTTCCCAGTCTGATTTCAGAAAACTTCTTGTTGGTAatgaaaaaattggtgttctttTGTTGAATCTCGGAGGCCCAGAGACTCTTGATGATGTGCAGCCTTTCTTGTTTAATCTTTTTGCGGATCCG GACATTATCCGTCTTCCTAGGCTGTTTCGCTTTCTACAGAAGCCACTAGCAAAATTCATATCAATAGTGAGAGCACCAAAGAGCAAGGAGGGTTATGCATCCATAGGTGGCGGTTCTCCTCTTCGACAAATTACAGACGCACAG GCTGAAGCATTGAGGGAGGCATTATGTGAAAAAGATGTTCCTGCCAAGGTGTACGTTGGAATGCGGTATTGGCACCCCTTCACTGAGGAAGCTATAGAACAA ATAAAACGGGATGGAATCACAAAACTTGTTGTGCTGCCTCTGTACCCTCAGTTCTCCATATCAACTAGTGGTTCAAGTCTCCGTTTACTGGAGAGCATATTCAG AGAGGATGAGTATCTGGTGAATATGCAACATACAGTTATACCTTCCTGGTATCAACGTGAAGGATATATCAAGGCCATGGCAACTTTGATTGAGAAGGAACTAACAAAATTTTCAGAACCCCAAAAG GTTATGATATTTTTCAGTGCTCATGGAGTTCCTCTGGCATATGTAGAAGAAGCTGGTGATCCATATAAAGCAGAGATGGAAGAGTGTATCGATCTCATCATGGAAGAACTCGAAAAAAGAGGAATAACAAATCCATGTACACTTGCTTATCAG AGCCGAGTAGGACCAGTGGAATGGCTGAAACCATACACTGATGAGACAATTATTGAGCTTGGGCAGAAAAGGGTAAAGAGCCTTCTAGCTGTTCCCATTAG TTTTGTCAGTGAACACATTGAAACTTTGGAAGAAATTGATGTGGAATACAAGGAGTTGGCTTTAGAATCTGGCATCAAGCAATGGGGACGAGTTCCTGCATTAGGTTGTGAACCCACATTCATTTCAGATCTTGCTGATGCTGTTATTGAAAGCCTGCCTTATGTTGGCGCAATGGCAGTTTCCAATCTTGAGGCCCGGCAG TCACTCGTACCACTCGGGAGCGTGGAGGAGCTGCTAGCAGCATACGACTCGAAGCGCGACGAGCTCCCACCCCCGGTGATTGTGTGGGAGTGGGGCTGGACGAAGAGCGCAGAGACCTGGAACGGCCGGGCTGCTATGCTGGCCGTCCTGGCTCTCCTGGTGCTGGAGGTGACGACAGGAGAAGGTTTCCTGCACCAGTGGGGAATACTGCACTAG
- the LOC133919098 gene encoding ferrochelatase-2, chloroplastic-like isoform X2 — MWSSSQASTRGVMEMGRVEAGPSHFPKKPAPRNLARANLSRIYAVKSCSIGNRTGLSLGQCYHKISSTCKCNLGWSSQPSRGLSDHFRGYSSASEAVLTSQSDFRKLLVGNEKIGVLLLNLGGPETLDDVQPFLFNLFADPDIIRLPRLFRFLQKPLAKFISIVRAPKSKEGYASIGGGSPLRQITDAQAEALREALCEKDVPAKVYVGMRYWHPFTEEAIEQIKRDGITKLVVLPLYPQFSISTSGSSLRLLESIFREDEYLVNMQHTVIPSWYQREGYIKAMATLIEKELTKFSEPQKVMIFFSAHGVPLAYVEEAGDPYKAEMEECIDLIMEELEKRGITNPCTLAYQSRVGPVEWLKPYTDETIIELGQKRVKSLLAVPISFVSEHIETLEEIDVEYKELALESGIKQWGRVPALGCEPTFISDLADAVIESLPYVGAMAVSNLEARQSLVPLGSVEELLAAYDSKRDELPPPVIVWEWGWTKSAETWNGRAAMLAVLALLVLEVTTGEGFLHQWGILH; from the exons ATGTGGTCGTCGAGCCAGGCGAGCACGAGGGGAGTGATGGAGATGGGGAGGGTGGAGGCAGGGCCTTCCCATTTCCCCAAGAAGCCCGCGCCCCGTAATCTCGCCAG GGCCAATCTATCGAGGATATATGCAGTTAAATCTTGCTCAATTGGTAACCGCACAGGACTTTCTCTTGGACAGTGTTACCATAAGATATCTTCAACCTGTAAATGCAACTTGGGGTGGTCTTCTCAACCATCGCGTGGCCTGAGTGATCATTTTAGAGGATATTCATCAGCATCAGAGGCAGTTCTTACTTCCCAGTCTGATTTCAGAAAACTTCTTGTTGGTAatgaaaaaattggtgttctttTGTTGAATCTCGGAGGCCCAGAGACTCTTGATGATGTGCAGCCTTTCTTGTTTAATCTTTTTGCGGATCCG GACATTATCCGTCTTCCTAGGCTGTTTCGCTTTCTACAGAAGCCACTAGCAAAATTCATATCAATAGTGAGAGCACCAAAGAGCAAGGAGGGTTATGCATCCATAGGTGGCGGTTCTCCTCTTCGACAAATTACAGACGCACAG GCTGAAGCATTGAGGGAGGCATTATGTGAAAAAGATGTTCCTGCCAAGGTGTACGTTGGAATGCGGTATTGGCACCCCTTCACTGAGGAAGCTATAGAACAA ATAAAACGGGATGGAATCACAAAACTTGTTGTGCTGCCTCTGTACCCTCAGTTCTCCATATCAACTAGTGGTTCAAGTCTCCGTTTACTGGAGAGCATATTCAG AGAGGATGAGTATCTGGTGAATATGCAACATACAGTTATACCTTCCTGGTATCAACGTGAAGGATATATCAAGGCCATGGCAACTTTGATTGAGAAGGAACTAACAAAATTTTCAGAACCCCAAAAG GTTATGATATTTTTCAGTGCTCATGGAGTTCCTCTGGCATATGTAGAAGAAGCTGGTGATCCATATAAAGCAGAGATGGAAGAGTGTATCGATCTCATCATGGAAGAACTCGAAAAAAGAGGAATAACAAATCCATGTACACTTGCTTATCAG AGCCGAGTAGGACCAGTGGAATGGCTGAAACCATACACTGATGAGACAATTATTGAGCTTGGGCAGAAAAGGGTAAAGAGCCTTCTAGCTGTTCCCATTAG TTTTGTCAGTGAACACATTGAAACTTTGGAAGAAATTGATGTGGAATACAAGGAGTTGGCTTTAGAATCTGGCATCAAGCAATGGGGACGAGTTCCTGCATTAGGTTGTGAACCCACATTCATTTCAGATCTTGCTGATGCTGTTATTGAAAGCCTGCCTTATGTTGGCGCAATGGCAGTTTCCAATCTTGAGGCCCGGCAG TCACTCGTACCACTCGGGAGCGTGGAGGAGCTGCTAGCAGCATACGACTCGAAGCGCGACGAGCTCCCACCCCCGGTGATTGTGTGGGAGTGGGGCTGGACGAAGAGCGCAGAGACCTGGAACGGCCGGGCTGCTATGCTGGCCGTCCTGGCTCTCCTGGTGCTGGAGGTGACGACAGGAGAAGGTTTCCTGCACCAGTGGGGAATACTGCACTAG